CTGAGAAGAAAGCTGGAGGGGGCAAGAAGGGCAAAGGGAAAAGCCCGGTGGTGGATGCCCTTCCGCCCGAGGGCATGACCAAGGAGCAGGTGAGCAAGGCTGGGGCATGTCCACCATTTCATTTCCCATctgtgctggttagggctgctgggagtcgcagtccaacagcatctggagggcttcatgatTCCCCGCTCTGCTACAAAACCCCCCCAGAACCAAGTGTTTATTCAATGTTGATAAATATGCAGTTCCATTTTCTCATAGCCAAGTTTATTACATAAATGTCATCAATATAATTTTGCAGAAAATTTGCTCCATTAAAAACATCACTTCAGTTAAGAAATATAAGATTAGGTCTGTGTTTGACAcgagaaatggagaaaaaaaacataTCAGTGATCAAGTAATGGAAAgttatttctgtatttgttttgtactgaattgtttgtttttaaataaaaggataaagttaagaaacaaaattaaaaaacactgcCCTCAGACCTTGATAGCAAAGGAGCCCTGCGCATGTACAACTTGTGTGCTATATGTGTGGGTCCCTCTTCATCCTCTCCATCCATCCCTGACATGGGCTGACCCCCTTTCATCGGTCGTGCAGCTGGACGAACACATTGGGCGGATCCGGGAGGAGTTGGACCGTGAGAGAGAGGAGCGCAACTACTTCCAGCTGGAGCGGGACAAGATCCACACCTTTTGGGAGATCACGCGGCGGCAGTTGGACGAGAAGAAGGCAGAACTGCGCAACAAGGACCGCGAaatggaggaggcagaagagCGTCACCAAGTGGAGATCAAGGTGAGGCTTTGGGGGGTCTCACCCATTTCTTCCCTCTTTGCCCCTTCCTTCACCGGAACAGCACTGAATCACCCACATTGAGTTGAGCTTTGTCAGGTGCTCTACAGAATGATGTGTCCTTGCTGATGGGTGTTAATGGGAGCTTGAGGAAATTGCTTTTGAGGATTCTGGTCCTGTGAGTTGAGCCTTGACCTCCTTTTCTCGTCTCAGGTTTACAA
The nucleotide sequence above comes from Sceloporus undulatus isolate JIND9_A2432 ecotype Alabama unplaced genomic scaffold, SceUnd_v1.1 scaffold_8712, whole genome shotgun sequence. Encoded proteins:
- the LOC121918331 gene encoding dynein regulatory complex subunit 4-like; this translates as MAIQVASRQAPKKKAEKKAGGGKKGKGKSPVVDALPPEGMTKEQLDEHIGRIREELDREREERNYFQLERDKIHTFWEITRRQLDEKKAELRNKDREMEEAEERHQVEIKVYKQKVKHLLYEHQNNLTELKAEGTVSMKLAQKDHRS